In the Malania oleifera isolate guangnan ecotype guangnan chromosome 1, ASM2987363v1, whole genome shotgun sequence genome, one interval contains:
- the LOC131155902 gene encoding mitogen-activated protein kinase kinase kinase 3 isoform X1, whose protein sequence is MPAWWGRKSSKNKQQQQQHPERAKINFSEAAIEDNKKKTKEKPKSLDQVSGTLLTRNSPRNSREFAAANGVGRLSSAFSGFDSDGGDKTPLPLPRPLISSTPSPANDHVVGLGSGSVSVSSVSSSGSSSDDPLPHEHAQLGLYRGHSEMKLNSRPRSPCHGSRGATATTSPLHPRLGVSSLETSMGKQEDGKSQCHRLPLPPSSPTSPTALPSSRGSGVAENANYTLSKWKKGRLLGRGTFGHVYLGFNSENGQMCAIKEVRVVSDDQTSKECLKQLNQEITLLSQLSHPNIVQYYGSELGEEALSVYLEYVSGGSIHKLLQEYGPFKEPVIQNYTRQIISGLAYLHGRNTVHRDIKGANILVDPNGEIKLADFGMAKHITACSSMLSFKGSPYWMAPEVVMNTNGYSLTVDIWSLGCTILEMATSKPPWSQYEGVAAIFKIGNSKDIPEIPENLSNNAKDFVKRCLQREPSARPMALELLDHPFVQDQATTRAANINITRDAFPCTFNGCRTPPASEVHSNRTSMASSDGDYMTKPVVTVSRAMKTSRETVRTITSLPVSPCSSPLRRSGPAYNTFLLSPPPSYGFSGYNPNECSSYPMRQNAKCTFDPWPEIPLGKNQTPGGSPRTRTYN, encoded by the exons ATGCCTGCTTGGTGGGGGAGGAAATCTAGCAAGAacaagcagcagcagcaacaacatCCCGAAAGAGCCAAAATCAATTTCAGCGAAGCAGCGATCGAGGATAATAAGAAGAAAACTAAAGAGAAGCCCAAGAGCCTCGACCAAGTATCTGGAACACTCTTGACGCGCAATTCGCCGCGGAACAGCAGGGAATTTGCGGCTGCTAATGGGGTTGGTAGGTTGTCTTCTGCGTTTTCGGGTTTTGATTCGGATGGGGGAGATAAGACCCCTCTTCCCCTGCCCCGCCCGTTGATATCGTCCACTCCGTCGCCGGCAAATGATCATGTGGTTGGACTTGGATCTGGGTCCGTCTCCGTTTCGAGTGTGAGCTCATCTGGGTCTTCTTCCGACGATCCCCTTCCTCATGAGCATGCTCAGCTTGGTCTTTACAG AGGGCATAGTGAAATGAAGCTCAACTCAAGGCCGAGAAGCCCATGTCATGGGTCTAGAGGAGCCACTGCCACCACATCCCCTCTTCATCCACGGTTAGGTGTTTCAAGTCTAGAGACTTCAATGGGGAAGCAGGAAGATGGAAAGAGTCAGTGTCATCGGTTGCCTCTTCCACCCAGTTCTCCTACTAGTCCTACTGCCTTACCCAGCTCAAGGGGTAGTGGAGTGGCTGAAAATGCAAATTATACTCTTTCAAAGTGGAAGAAAGGGAGGCTTCTAGGCAGAGGTACTTTTGGGCATGTCTACCTTGGATTTAACAG TGAAAATGGGCAAATGTGTGCTATCAAAGAAGTTAGGGTTGTTTCTGATGATCAAACATCCAAAGAATGCCTCAAGCAACTGAATCAA GAGATAACTTTGCTTAGCCAACTTTCACATCCAAACATTGTTCAGTACTATGGAAGTGAACTG GGTGAAGAAGCACTATCAGTTTACTTGGAATATGTCTCTGGTGGTTCTATCCACAAATTACTACAGGAATATGGTCCTTTTAAGGAGCCTGTTATTCAAAACTATACAAGGCAGATCATTTCTGGGCTTGCATACTTACATGGAAGAAATACAGTCCACAG GGATATTAAAGGAGCAAATATATTGGTTGATCCTAATGGTGAAATCAAGCTTGCAGATTTCGGCATGGCTAAACAT ATCACAGCTTGTTCATCAATGCTGTCTTTCAAGGGAAGTCCTTACTGGATGGCACCTGag GTTGTAATGAATACAAATGGATACAGCCTCACTGTCGATATTTGGAGCTTGGGATGTACAATTCTTGAAATGGCAACATCAAAGCCACCTTGGAGCCAGTATGAAGGG GTTGCTGCAATATTTAAAATTGGAAACAGCAAAGATATTCCAGAAATTCCTGAAAATCTTTCTAATAATGCAAAAGATTTTGTGAAGCGATGCTTGCAACGGGAGCCATCTGCACGCCCAATGGCCTTAGAACTACTAGACCACCCTTTTGTTCAAGACCAAGCTACAACAAGAGCTGCAAACATCAATATAACCAGGGATGCCTTCCCTTGCACCTTTAATGGATGCCGCACACCG CCGGCCTCGGAGGTCCATTCTAACAGAACGAGTATGGCTTCATCCGACGGAGATTATATGACGAAACCAGTGGTCACAGTTTCAAGAGCTATGAAAACCTCAAG GGAAACCGTGAGAACAATCACGTCTTTGCCTGTATCTCCCTGTTCTAGTCCACTGCGACGCTCTGGACCTGCATACAATACCTTCCTTCTTTCTCCCCCACCCTCTTATGGTTTTAGTGGTTACAATCCGAATGAATGCTCATCTTATCCAATGAGACAGAATGCAAAATGTACATTCGATCCATGGCCTGAAATTCCCCTTGGTAAAAACCAGACTCCTGGCGGATCCCCAAGAACAAGAACATACAATTGA
- the LOC131155902 gene encoding mitogen-activated protein kinase kinase kinase 3 isoform X2: MPAWWGRKSSKNKQQQQQHPERAKINFSEAAIEDNKKKTKEKPKSLDQVSGTLLTRNSPRNSREFAAANGVGRLSSAFSGFDSDGGDKTPLPLPRPLISSTPSPANDHVVGLGSGSVSVSSVSSSGSSSDDPLPHEHAQLGLYRGHSEMKLNSRPRSPCHGSRGATATTSPLHPRLGVSSLETSMGKQEDGKSQCHRLPLPPSSPTSPTALPSSRGSGVAENANYTLSKWKKGRLLGRGTFGHVYLGFNSENGQMCAIKEVRVVSDDQTSKECLKQLNQEITLLSQLSHPNIVQYYGSELGEEALSVYLEYVSGGSIHKLLQEYGPFKEPVIQNYTRQIISGLAYLHGRNTVHRDIKGANILVDPNGEIKLADFGMAKHITACSSMLSFKGSPYWMAPEVVMNTNGYSLTVDIWSLGCTILEMATSKPPWSQYEGPASEVHSNRTSMASSDGDYMTKPVVTVSRAMKTSRETVRTITSLPVSPCSSPLRRSGPAYNTFLLSPPPSYGFSGYNPNECSSYPMRQNAKCTFDPWPEIPLGKNQTPGGSPRTRTYN, from the exons ATGCCTGCTTGGTGGGGGAGGAAATCTAGCAAGAacaagcagcagcagcaacaacatCCCGAAAGAGCCAAAATCAATTTCAGCGAAGCAGCGATCGAGGATAATAAGAAGAAAACTAAAGAGAAGCCCAAGAGCCTCGACCAAGTATCTGGAACACTCTTGACGCGCAATTCGCCGCGGAACAGCAGGGAATTTGCGGCTGCTAATGGGGTTGGTAGGTTGTCTTCTGCGTTTTCGGGTTTTGATTCGGATGGGGGAGATAAGACCCCTCTTCCCCTGCCCCGCCCGTTGATATCGTCCACTCCGTCGCCGGCAAATGATCATGTGGTTGGACTTGGATCTGGGTCCGTCTCCGTTTCGAGTGTGAGCTCATCTGGGTCTTCTTCCGACGATCCCCTTCCTCATGAGCATGCTCAGCTTGGTCTTTACAG AGGGCATAGTGAAATGAAGCTCAACTCAAGGCCGAGAAGCCCATGTCATGGGTCTAGAGGAGCCACTGCCACCACATCCCCTCTTCATCCACGGTTAGGTGTTTCAAGTCTAGAGACTTCAATGGGGAAGCAGGAAGATGGAAAGAGTCAGTGTCATCGGTTGCCTCTTCCACCCAGTTCTCCTACTAGTCCTACTGCCTTACCCAGCTCAAGGGGTAGTGGAGTGGCTGAAAATGCAAATTATACTCTTTCAAAGTGGAAGAAAGGGAGGCTTCTAGGCAGAGGTACTTTTGGGCATGTCTACCTTGGATTTAACAG TGAAAATGGGCAAATGTGTGCTATCAAAGAAGTTAGGGTTGTTTCTGATGATCAAACATCCAAAGAATGCCTCAAGCAACTGAATCAA GAGATAACTTTGCTTAGCCAACTTTCACATCCAAACATTGTTCAGTACTATGGAAGTGAACTG GGTGAAGAAGCACTATCAGTTTACTTGGAATATGTCTCTGGTGGTTCTATCCACAAATTACTACAGGAATATGGTCCTTTTAAGGAGCCTGTTATTCAAAACTATACAAGGCAGATCATTTCTGGGCTTGCATACTTACATGGAAGAAATACAGTCCACAG GGATATTAAAGGAGCAAATATATTGGTTGATCCTAATGGTGAAATCAAGCTTGCAGATTTCGGCATGGCTAAACAT ATCACAGCTTGTTCATCAATGCTGTCTTTCAAGGGAAGTCCTTACTGGATGGCACCTGag GTTGTAATGAATACAAATGGATACAGCCTCACTGTCGATATTTGGAGCTTGGGATGTACAATTCTTGAAATGGCAACATCAAAGCCACCTTGGAGCCAGTATGAAGGG CCGGCCTCGGAGGTCCATTCTAACAGAACGAGTATGGCTTCATCCGACGGAGATTATATGACGAAACCAGTGGTCACAGTTTCAAGAGCTATGAAAACCTCAAG GGAAACCGTGAGAACAATCACGTCTTTGCCTGTATCTCCCTGTTCTAGTCCACTGCGACGCTCTGGACCTGCATACAATACCTTCCTTCTTTCTCCCCCACCCTCTTATGGTTTTAGTGGTTACAATCCGAATGAATGCTCATCTTATCCAATGAGACAGAATGCAAAATGTACATTCGATCCATGGCCTGAAATTCCCCTTGGTAAAAACCAGACTCCTGGCGGATCCCCAAGAACAAGAACATACAATTGA